Below is a window of Banduia mediterranea DNA.
CTCGCTGGTCCAGATGGTGTAGTGCCGGGCGACGACGATGAAGTCGATTTCTCCGCGCGCGGCCTGTGCAAGCCCGGCCTCCATCGCCAGCAATTCGGTCGCCAGGCTGGCCGCCGAGATCACCCCGTCCAGCAGGCAGCCGGCCGTGCTGCAGAAGAAGTGCACGCGGCCATGGTCGAAACCGTAGTAGAAGTTCTGACCGAGCTGGTGGATTCGCGAGTCATAGCCATCACCGCCGCCGTCCTTGGCTTGGTGATTGCCGACTGGGACGGCTACAAGGAACGAGCCCATTCGAACAGCACCACCGCCCCCAGCCCGAACAGGACCACGCCCATCGCCCGGTCGATCAGGTGGGCTCGGGCCTGTAGTCGCCGTCGCAGGCCCGCGTGCGAGAGCATCAGTGCCAGCGCCGCGAACCAGGCGAAGGTCGCCAGCGGCAGCCACAAGCCGATCGTCAGCCGCAAGGCCCAATTCTGGGTTCCGGTGGCGACGGCGGAGAACAGGGCGACGAAGAACAGTGCCGCCTTGGGATTGAGGAGATTGGTCGCGAGGCCCAGGCCGTAGCTCTTGCGTGAGGCGACGACTGCGTCCGGCGCCAGCGTCTGTGCGCTCATCGGCCGGGCGCGCAGCGACTTGAAGCCGATCCAGATCAGTACCGCGGCGCCGAGTACGGCGGCGACATCCAGTAACGGCGGAAACGCTTGTACCGCCCAGCCCAGGCCGAACAGACCGTAAGCCACATGGAACAGGATGCCGCTGCCGATGCCGGCGGCGGTCCACACGCCGGCGGCGCGGCCATAGGCCAGCGACTGGCGGATCACGACGGCGAAATCGGGCCCGGGGCTGATCACTCCCAGCGCGTGCGCCAGCATCACGGTGACGAACATCGACCAGTCGGCCTGGGACATCAGCGGTCACGGTCCTGTCGGTATGCATCCGGCCAGGGCCCGCTTATCGGCGGCAGCACACGTTCGGTCTGTTCGGTGCGAAACACCTCGAAGCCGCGGCGGCGATAGTTGTCGAGTGCGCGCGGATGGTCCAGCGAGCAGGTATGGACCCAGACGCGACCTGTGCCGGGCAGCGCCCAGGCCCGCGCGGTGCCGGTATAGAGCAGCCAGGCGCCAAGACCCGTGCCGATGGCCTGCGGCAGCAGGCCGAAATAGACGATTTCGACATCGCCTTGCGATTGTTGCTCCAGCTCGATGTAGCCGCTGGGTGCGCCGCCTTGCCTGGCCAGCCAGATCGAAACCTGCTCGCGATCCAGCCATCGCTGCCAGCGCGCATGCGTCCACGACAGCCGGTCATGCCAGTGCCAGTCACCGCCCACGGCGGTATACAGATAGCGGGCAAACGCCGGTGTCGGTGCGATGACGCGTTCGAAAGCCAGGTCCGCTGCTGCTGTCGACGGCGGGCGCGGCGCCGGGATCAGCATCTCGGCCCGCAGCATTTGCAGTGACCATGTCGTGATCGTCGTCAGCACCGGAGTCGGGTATCCACCATGAAAGGATCGGCGCGAAGGATAATGGCTGAACCGGCCGCTCGCGAACGGCGCGCCTGCGTGTGGTTTCGGGTCGTGCTTCAAATCATTCGACAACGTGCCGCGTCACAGGCTTGATGAGCCTGGTCATGATCTCCAGCCCAGCGTGCGATGGACCCGCGCAGACCGACGAGCTTGCCGCGCGTGGGGCGACGCTGGCGCGTCTGCCCAAGGGCGCCCGCGCGGTGTTGATCCTGCACCGCCGTGGAGATGCACAGCTTTTCCGGTTCCCTGGTTTCCGATTGGGGTGCTGGGACCGGTCGTATCGAACTGGAGAGCTTCAGCGGCGACATTGAACTACGCACAAAACCCGTAGCCCGAAGCCTGAGGTCATCGGACTGTCACTGCGGGCCCCGATACTCGCCCGAGAGAATCAACCCGCGAGGATCATGATGACTACTGCGACCGATACTGCACCACGCTACCGAACGATCTGGATCTC
It encodes the following:
- a CDS encoding GNAT family N-acetyltransferase — protein: MLTTITTWSLQMLRAEMLIPAPRPPSTAAADLAFERVIAPTPAFARYLYTAVGGDWHWHDRLSWTHARWQRWLDREQVSIWLARQGGAPSGYIELEQQSQGDVEIVYFGLLPQAIGTGLGAWLLYTGTARAWALPGTGRVWVHTCSLDHPRALDNYRRRGFEVFRTEQTERVLPPISGPWPDAYRQDRDR
- a CDS encoding LysE family translocator produces the protein MSQADWSMFVTVMLAHALGVISPGPDFAVVIRQSLAYGRAAGVWTAAGIGSGILFHVAYGLFGLGWAVQAFPPLLDVAAVLGAAVLIWIGFKSLRARPMSAQTLAPDAVVASRKSYGLGLATNLLNPKAALFFVALFSAVATGTQNWALRLTIGLWLPLATFAWFAALALMLSHAGLRRRLQARAHLIDRAMGVVLFGLGAVVLFEWARSL